One segment of Triticum aestivum cultivar Chinese Spring chromosome 2A, IWGSC CS RefSeq v2.1, whole genome shotgun sequence DNA contains the following:
- the LOC123191808 gene encoding WAS/WASL-interacting protein family member 1 — protein MAVVHVIQQIGDGATPVLPNPHFSVTLPRIVLSGSNRQPVEDTRGRRPARTQPSMTQVRHWEEEGVGLCRDDIGEGLQAATTSSRTPESSRKRKEKHPCPDPLPQLPRNLSSPERLIPPPPSDPAAAHALPGTRGRARPRWNPRRREPPAVVRPPRTPRRSPPSPDPRATVPPPGSNRQREPLRDPPPSCGRRQMPRCRRTPSSFGQPRTVRAPPCLLAPVSSCHALAGSLCRRKKFKCHSSGRTDLIHGAPSHKVAVARRGIKLASAATNPTTVGEERRNASMIELGYPSQGEDA, from the exons ATGGCCGTGGTGCATGTCATCCAGCAGATCGGCGACGGCGCGACGCCAGTTCTCCCCAACCCTCACTTCTCTGTAACTCTTCCACGAATTGTGTTATCTGGGAGCAACAGACAACCTGTTGAAGATACTCGGGGACGGCGGCCAGCTCGCACACAACCTTCAATGACGCAGGTGCGGCACTGGGAGGAGGAAGGCGTTGGATTATGCAGGGACGACATCGGAGAAGGACTGCAAG CTGCGACGACATCCTCCCGAACTCCCGAATCATcacggaaaagaaaagaaaaacacccCTGCCCTGACCCGCTTCCACAACTCCCCCGCAACCTCTCCTCCCCCGAGCGCCTCATCCCACCGCCGCCCTCAGATCCCGCCGCCGCACACGCCCTCCCCGGAACCCGCGGCCGCGCGCGCCCTCGCTGGAACCCCCGCCGCCGAGAGCCCCCTGCCGTCGTGCGCCCTCCCCGGACGCCCCGCCGCAGCCCGCCCTCCCCGGACCCCCGCGCCACCGTGCCACCACCGGGATCCAATCGCCAACGAGAGCCTCTCCGCGACCCCCCGCCCAGTTGTGGTCGTCGCCAGATGCCTCGCTGCCGTCGAACGCCGTCTTCCTTCGGGCAGCCACGCACCGTCCGAGCACCGCCGTGCCTTCTCGCACCA GTCTCCTCCTGCCATGCCCTTGCAGGAAGCTTGTGTCGCCGCAAGAAGTTCAAATGCCATAGCAGTGGCCGGACAGATTTGATACATGGTGCTCCCTCCCACAAAGTGGCTGTTGCTAGACGAGGAATCAAACTCGCCTCCGCTGCTACCAACCCCACCACtgttggagaggagaggaggaatgCAAGCATGATTGAGCTGGGATACCCGAGCCAAG GGGAGGATGCATAA